From Oncorhynchus clarkii lewisi isolate Uvic-CL-2024 chromosome 26, UVic_Ocla_1.0, whole genome shotgun sequence, the proteins below share one genomic window:
- the LOC139385278 gene encoding uncharacterized protein, with the protein MNFRSCLSVAVIWFLSSSQSNSVLHSGIRYLSVTRGGSVTIPITDGQCPESDFGLCTERKGPVVTYENNVITEGPNYLGRIQLMNDSSGCTVVIHNVTKEDTETVYYTDGGLPGQLRIVLEMTNMTESSTTTAAPQPSTTTRGGSTESLTTTAAPQQSSTTPGLLVEHLAGLVPLGGLVVVVVVCIRICKNKKLKEEPPLAELQVLNQNTSMATAEQ; encoded by the exons ATGAATTTCCGCAG TtgtctgagtgttgcagtcatcTGGTTCCTGTCTTCCAGCCAGTCGAACTCCG TGCTACACTCAGGTATACGTTATCTTAGTGTAACCAGAGGAGGGTCCGTAACTATACCAATAACTGATGGCCAATGTCCTGAGTCGGACTTCGGATTATGCACAGAGAGGAAAGGCCCAGTGGTCACTTATGAGAACAACGTGATCACCGAGGGGCCAAATTATCTGGGCAGGATCCAGCTGATGAACGACTCCAGTGGCTGTACTGTTGTAATTCACAATGTAACCAAAGAAGATACAGAGACAGTTTATTATACAGACGGAGGTCTTCCAGGTCAACTGAGAATTGTACTTGAAATGACAA ACATGACTGAGAGTTCAACCACTACAGCAGCCCCACAACCATCTACAACCACACGAGGAG GTAGCACTGAGAGTCTGACCACCACAGCAGCCCCACAACAATCTTCAACCACACCAG GTCTACTTGTGGAACATCTTGCTGGGCTGGTACCTTTAGgggggctggtggtggtggtggtggtatgcaTCAGGatatgtaaaaacaaaaagtTGAAGGAAGAACCTCCCTTGGCCGAGCTCCAAGTTCTAAATCAAAACACATCAATGGCCACAGCAGAACAATGA